The Mangrovivirga cuniculi genomic sequence AAGAATGATTACTCTGTCAGAAGTTAGCTCAACACATGAAACATCATGGGTTATAATAATTGAAGAAATATCGTATTCCTCTCTCATCTTTAAAATTAACTCACTAATCTCACCGGAAGTAATCATATCCAATCCAGTAGTTGGCTCATCATAAAGCATTATTTTGGGGCGCATGATCAACGTTCGGGCCAATGCTATTCGCTTTTTCATACCTCCTGATAACTCTGAGGGATACTTGGATTTTGATTCTATCAGTCCAACATTTTCAAGGGTTTCATCAACAAGGTCTGCTATCTCCGATTCAGATGGTTTATTAGGATGTCGGCGGAGTGGAAATTTCATATTCCGCTCAACTGTCATCGAATCATACAATGCACCACCCTGAAATAAATATCCTACCTGACGCCTGACCTCATCAATTTCATCATCATCCATATCCAGTACATTTTCACCCAGTACATTGAGCGTTCCTGAGTCTGGAATTATCAGCCCCACAAGGCTTTTAATCAAAACGGATTTTCCAGTTCCGGATCGTCCCATAATAGACAGATTCTCAAGTTCTTTTAAATTAAAACTGATATCCTTAATTACGGTATTATTGCCAAATGATTTCTTAATATTTTCAGCTTGTACAACTAAATTATCATCCATGTTTAATTAAATAAAAAGTTAACAATCTGAACCATTATCAAATCAATAAGAAATATCAGAAACGATGATATTACCACCGACATATTTGCCGCTTTACCAACGCCCTTTGTTCCTGTGTCTGCGTAAAAACCCTGATAACATGCTACCATACCAATGCCAAAACCAAATACAAATGATTTGAATATTGATGGAATAATATCTTTAAAATCGAGAGAAGAAAGAACCTGGTTTAAATATAAACTCATTGTAATATCTTTTTCTCTACTTAATGCGAAGTAAGAACCCATAAACGAGATGAAGTCTGTATACAACACCAATAATGGCACTGCTATTGAAGTAGCTATAACTCTTGTGACGACTAAATAGTTTATCGGTTTTGTACCAGATACCTGCATTGCATCAATTTGTTCTGTCACTTTCATTGACCCCAGTTCTGCGCCAATTCCAGAACCGACTTTACCGGCAAATATCAATGCGGTAATCAAAGGTCCTATTTCTCTTACGATTGAAATTGAAATCATTGTGGGGATCCAGGCTGTTGCTCCCAGTGAAGCCATAGTCGGATATGACTGCATAGTAAAAACAGTACCGACAATAAATGCAGTAACACCTATTAGTGGAAATGATTTATATCCTAATGAAAAAGTCTGATTTATTATTTCCTTCCACTCAAATGGGGGAGTAAATAAAAATCTGAAAAACCTCCCTGTAAAGTGTACAATCTGACCAACTTTATCAAAAAAATCTCCCAGTGCTACATATACGCTTTTCTTAAATGAGAAGGGTACCTTCATAAATTTTTTTTGTGAACAATTTGAAGAAGCCAAATGATGCGATCATTTGGCTTCAAATAACTGTTTAGAATCATCGCTGATAATTTACGATGAATAATTAACTTTCCTTTAAAGAATACATATTTTTACGATATAGCAGTTTAGCCAATCCTCCAAGTGCAGAGATTCCGACAGTCCAGATTATGGCTTGAGTAGCATCTATACCACTTTTTTCAGGATTATCAGGCAATTTCTCACCATATATCTTTTTATAACCATATTTTAATCCAGCTTTAACTCCGTAACTTACTAAAAATGCTCCAGCTGTATATAAGATCTCATTTTTTGTGATTTTCATAAACTTTTATTTAAACGGTTGCCATTTTTCTGTATCGAGCTTTTAAAAACATAAACACACCATATGCAAATAATCCTATAGCAACGATAACCAGTAAAAAGGAACCAAATTCATTTTGAATAAATTGAAATGCATCTTTTGTTCCGCCTGCTTGTGAGGAGCTTGCTGTAATAGCTGCACGGAGTGTCATATAACCAACAATCCCGATAACGACTCCTCTTGCTGTATATCCGATCTTTCCGGATTTTATCATTAGCTCTCTGGCCTTTTGATCCAAACCGGCTTCTTTAACTTTCTTTTTAAACTTATCCGAAAAAGCTCTGTACCACTGATAAATAGCCTTACCGAAAAAAACCAATGCAAGAGCTCCTACCAAATACTGACCGAATGATTGATCCAGTAATTTTGCTACCACAGTTTCTTTCGTAGAGCCTCCTCCTCCGGAAGATCCAGACCCCATCAAAATTTCCATAGCACTAAATGCCAGGAAACCATAAAATAAACCACTTAAAAAATATCCGGTTCTTTGAGCCAGACCTTTGGCATCTGTCCCTTTATTTTCAGGATCGTCAAAAGCCTGATACATTCTCCAGAAGACATAACCTAACAATCCTAAAACTGTTATTCCTAATAATATCTGACCAAAAGTCATACTTGCTATTGACTCAAGTGCTCCTGATGACCCGGTCTTTTTTCCTCCGGCTCCAATGACTGCCATTGTAGTTAGTACTCCAATGAGACAGTAAACAAAACCTTTAGTGGCGATTCCAAATCTGGCTAATTTCTCTTTTTTATCATCCATGGTTTATAATTGTTAGCTGTTATTTTCAACCCTTATCAGGATTTAATGCATTTTATTATGCAAAAACCCTGCACACCCTAAAAACATGAGATTATGAAGTTATTACTTAAATTTAAATGAAACGTTGTAGAGTAAATTCCCCGATTTTTGTAGACAAAAATTGTAAAACACACTGAATTCGAACTTCGCTTGGATATAAATGTTAAATACATGTGATATATTATTCTAAAAACAGGAGATGGATTCTGTCTTTACTCTGGATAGTACTCTGTCTTATGTATGTTATACAGATTTCTAAATTATTGAACAAAGATGAGGAATCCGGAAGTCTAATAGTTATACCTCAATATATAATTATTATAAAAATCCTCTGCGCTGCTTCTTCTTTTCTTATTGCTTTTATGCTATTCACCAAAGTGAAATATATTACAAAACTTATATTAATAGTTTTAACCCTACTACTGCTTACAATCACATTTGACATTTATTCTTATGGTGTTTTTATGTTTGTTTTATCAGGAGAAAATTTAATAATGCTCATTTTATTGATTATTACATTTTTCATGAAAGACTCATATTAATTTCATCCAAAGCTTTTTTAAATCAGCACCAGGCCATCTATCAAAAAAAGACCAAATCTTTTCTTTCGAAAATACAGGCATGTTATTTTTATAGATATTAAAAGTTTTTATATATGAACTTAATTTATAGCCAATTAAGAAACATTAAAGTTACGATCCCTTTTCTTCTACTTATTGCCGTAATAATTATCGGCACAAACGTTGATTTAGCCGTAGCAGATTCAATTATTTCCCAGGCAATAATATTTGATCTTTTAATTACAATCCCATTAGTATATTACCTCTCCATTCGCGAAACCAAAATACCCTTAACAACTCTAATTCCTCTTTTAATAGTGTGCACAGCCATTGGTTTCGCAATAATCCCTGAAAAAAATCAATATTATCTACAGGCTTTTAAGACATATGCTTTACCTCTATTCGAAATAGCTATTATTTCCTACTTCATTTATAAAGTAAGGAAGGCGATCCTCCAGTTAAATAAAAACAAATCCAATAACCCGGATTTTTATGATGCCCTGATAAAAACCTGTAAAGAGATAATTCCGGCTCCTTTGGTTAAACCATTTGCTGCAGAAGTAGCCATATTCTATTATGGCTTTTTTAAATGGAAATCTCCTCGATTAAAATCAAACCAGTTTTCGTTTCATAAGTCCAGTGGATCGATTGCCCTTTTATCAATCCTTATTTTATTAATTGTAGCGGAAACATTTATAATACATATTTTACTAGTTAGGTGGAGTGTAGTATTCGCCTGGATTTTATCAGCTTTAAGTGTATATAGTGGAATACAAATTTTTGGTCTGATAAAATCTATTCCACAACGCCCATGTTATATAGATGACGAAAAAATTATACTTAGGTATGGCGTATTCAATGAAGCGAAAATACACTTTGCAAATATTGAGTCGATCGAAATCAGCAATAAAGATCTGCCCGAGGATAAAATGACCAAAAACTTTTCTGTTTTAGGTAAATTAGAAAGTCATAATATAATTATTCATCTCAAAAAAGAGGATAGCTTTAGTAGCTTTTACGGTCTTAAAGTTAGATATAAAAGCCTGGGCATTTTTATTGATCAAAAACAGGAATTTGTAACTATGGTTAAGAATAATTTGAGCTGATAATCATATTGAGTCACATAATACTGACCATATAAATAACTGGTTAAAACATATTTAGATGAATATCAAAATAGCAACAAGTCAATTCCCCGTTAGCGCTGACATTTCACAAAACAAAGAACACATAATCAGTCAAATAAGGGAGGCTTCAGAAAAAGGGTGCGATATAATCCATTTTCCTGAAAACGCGCTTTCAGGATATCCGGGAACTGATTTTGAGAATTTTAAAACCTACAACTGGATCCTCTTAAAAAATTCAACCCAGGAAATAATAGAAACTACAAAAGAATTGGGAATCTGGGTAATTCTTGGCTCTTCTCACCCTTTAAATTCCACTGAAAAACCTCATAATAGTCTTTATATTATTAATGATTCCGGGGAAATTGTTGATAGATATGATAAAATGTTTGTTGCAGGCACTAATAAATTTGATGAAGAATTAGCCCACTTTACTCCCGGCGACCATTTCACAACTTTTGAGGTAAATGAAATTAAATGTGGTGTTCTAATTTGCCATGATTATAGATATCCTGAGTTATATCGCAAATTAAAACTGATGGGTGTAGAAATAGTATTTCATTCATTCTATGCAGGAAACTTTTCAAAGGAAAAATTAAAAGAAATTCAAACCCCTATCGATAAGAACTTATGGCCATTAAATCATGGCACTACCTATCCTGAAATCACTATGCCTGCAACTATGATATCGTATGCCGCAAATAATTATGTTTACATTAGTGCAAGTAACACCTCTGCTCCTGAATCTTGCTGGTCTTCTTTTATGGTGAGACCCGATGGAGTTATTACAGGAAGATTAAATAAGCATGAAAAAAATATTCTCATTACCGAAATAGATACGTCAAACGAATATTACGACTCTACAAAATATTGGAGAGAAAGATCTATAAATGGTCAATTTCATAGTGGAGACCTGATAAGCGATCCCAAGTCAAAAGATCGCAAATCTTTGTGATTTACCTTAGGTAGGGATTTTTATTTTAATCCGGTTAGCTGTATTTTTATTTCTTTATTTTCAGCCAGTTACCATATTTATAATTTCATGGAAAAAGTTAAATACACTTTATTCGATTTTTTTGGTTTCGTTTTACCAGGATCTTTTTTACTGTTTTCAGCTACCATAATTCTAAATGGTAACGTTAAAAGCATTCAGGATTTAATCACGCCATTTAATAATATCTCTTTATCGGCATTTACAATTGGATTAATTGCAGCTTACCTGGTAGGAAATGGGGTACATAATCTCGGATATTGGGTACATACAAAAATTGGATTAAAGTATTGGCAAATACCCAAATCTTACTTACAACCTAAATTGGCACCGGCCAAAATGGATGCATTGATCAGGGAGTTCAGCCCGAGAAACGCTGACACACTCGATCTTTGGAATGCTCTAAGAGCTATGTCTCATAATTTATCTCTTGGTTTTCTATTTTTTGGATGCACAGGCATTTTGAAATTAATTGAGAATTCTAACTATTGGCTTGAATGGACTGCTATAAGTATAATCTCTTTAATATTTTCTGTTCAATGCCTTAAAAGAGCTTTCTTTTATCATGTTTGGTATCATCGGGACAGAAAAGCTGTATTCGAAGCTTTAAGACTATCGGAAAAAGTAAACAACTAATTTTGGATGATCTGATCTCCATATTAATGCCGGCGAAAAATGCTGGTAAATTCCTGACGGAATCCATTGAAAGCATTATTAGGCAATCTGAGAAAAAATGGGAACTAATTATTGTAAATGATCACTCAACAGATAATTCCTCCTCGGTTATTGAGAAATATGTAAAGGAAGACTCGAGAATCAAATCCTTTATGAATAGGGGAAATGGAATTATTTCAGCCCTTCGAACAGCCTATCAACATTCAACTGGAAATTTAATTCATAGAATGGATGCCGATGATATAATGGCTGACAATAAATTATTTGAATTAAAAAGGGAACTTTTAAGATCGGGAAAAGGTCATGTTATAACCTCAATGGTAAAATACTTTTCCGAAAACAAGGTATCGGAAGGATACAAAGGGTATGAGGAATGGTTAAATAATTTATGTCAAAAGGATGAACATTGGGAACATATTTATGAAGAATGCGTGATTGCCTCCCCTAACTGGATGATTTTTCGTGAAGATATTGATCAAGCAGGAGCGTTTGATTTTAATCTTTATCCGGAAGATTATGATTTAATTTTCAGATTTTATGAAAATGATCTTTCAGTAAAAAGTATCCCAAAGATTCTTCATTACTGGAGAGAACATCCTGACCGCACCAGTCGAACCAGTGATCTTTATCAGCAAAAGGCATTTTTCGAATTAAAAACATTCCATTGGTTAAGGCTTGAACATAAAAGTGATCATATAGTAATCTTTGGCGGTGGTATAAAAGGAAAGATTATGTCTGAAATACTCCAATCCAATAATATTGAGCACAACTGGTTAAAAGAGAAACCTGAAAAGATCGACAATAATTTCTTAAAAACCCTCGAACAAGAAAACACAAAAATCATCATAACAGTTGGCAACCCTATTGAAAAGAAAAAAATCCATCGATTAATGGAGCATCTAAAACTCAGGTTAAATAGAGATTATTATTTCTTCAGATAAGCGAGAATCATAGATTAACCATTAAAATTTTTAATATACAGAGTTTAATGCCACAGTTTTTTTTAAAAATCAGATTATTTAATATCTTCATATATTGGACAATTATTCACAGCAGGCTCAATTTAATTTAGATAAATCCTCAATCAGTATACATGAGCATCAAAAAATATAAGTTTATTTTACTCGGTCTATTTTTATTTTTTGCCTGCGATAAAAATGATCCTGAAGAGGTTATAGATTGTAAAGAAGATTATAAACCTCTTGTCATTAGAAAAGCTGATGCTCCTGCAACAGCCAGAGTAGGGCAAACAGTCCAGATAAAGCTGGATGTAGTTTTATCAGATTCATGTCAAACTTTTCAGGAAATTACAAATGACCAAAATGGAGATATCACCTACATAAATGCTATGGGAATTTATGATGTTTGCAATCCATGTGCCCAAGTAGAATCAATAGTCGAGAAAATTTATGAATTCTCACCTCAGACAAAAGGAACCTATAGCTTTATTTTTAATACCGAAATCAAAGCGGAACAATTCAGCTTTTCTATCACGATTAATTAGATTAAAGGATAGAATATAACAATCAAAACTTAATCATTTCTTTCTTCAGAATAGCCATCAAACTAGTAGCCTTAAATTTTAAATATTTATTAAAAACAATGATGGTTTAATTTTTGTGGATTTTAAACTAAAACAACAATATGAAAATTCTTATCAACCTTTTATTGATTACCATTATGATAATTGCCTGTAGTAGTAATGATAATACAATTCAGAGCAAAGATCCTATTGTAGGAAAGTGGGAACTCGTAAAGATTCAGGCACCACGAATCAGAAATGAAATCACAAACGAAGACATTCCCTATAAAGAATTCTATTTATTCAATTCAGATGGAACATTTACCAAAACAAGAATAGAAGACGGAAAAACTCAATCAATTACTGGCACATATACCAAAGAAAACACAAATGACTGGGAACATTTAAAACTCGTTTATGCTGAAGATTCTCAATTGATTGATAATTGTACAGGAAAACCAGAGGAACATCTGGCTATTAGTCCCGGAGAATTGAAAGGCGGTTCAGCACCATGTGACGGCCCGGCTCTCTTTTATGCTCCGGTTCAATCTGAAGATCGTTAACAAAATGTACTGAAATATAATCTGCAACTATTAGGAATGGCCCAATTTTTGAGCCTTTCTTTATATTAATAAACAGCTAGATTAATGAATCGAAATATTCTTTTACTTTCTATGTTCATAGTTTTTTCAGGATGTGTTAAAGAAGAAATAATTTATGAATGCGAGGCTCCAATTGAAGGAAAATGGATGCTGACTAAGGTATTTATAGGCTGGTCAGAAACTGAATTAACCGGAGAAGATATTGGGTATGAAGAGTACTATATTTTCAACTCCGATGGTTCCTTTTCAAAAACAAATATATCTGAAGAAGGGTCAAAATCGGTTAATGGAATTTATTCAGAAATTGAAACTACTGATGGAAACCAGTTAAAGCTTGAATATCCAGAAGATCACGAATTAATAGAAAATTGTACTGGGGATCCGATAGAAGTACTTACGATTTTAACCAATGAATTAAAAGGTGGATCCGCACCGTGTGACGGTCCTGATCTGTACTATACTCCCGAATGAATCAATACCACTTAATAATCGATTTATATGGATCACAGTATTTTAAATATCTGTCTTTTAGTAAAAGATTATAATGAGGCTATCGATTTTTATGTTCAAAAGCTAAATTTTCAATTAAAAGAAGACACGCCTATTTCCGAATGCAAAAGATGGGTAACCGTCACACCCGGGAATAAATCAGAGTGTTCAATAGTTTTGAATAAAGTAGATCTTGATCTTGAACATTTAGTTGGTAAACAAGCAGGAGGTAAAGTTTTATTTATTGTTCAAACTTCTGATGTGGAACAAGACTACCAATTATTCTTATCCAAAGGGGTGGTTATTGATCAAAAACCGTTAAATCTTCCACATGGCAAAGTGATGATTATCAGAGATCTTTATGGTAACAAAATTGATTATATTGAAAAATAATATCAGCTTTCAACTTTATCATAATCATAACTTTTCATCATAGCACCAGTGATAAGGTCTATTGCATTGTCCCACGCTTTTACAATCTCAGGTTTATAAAAATCTCCCAGTCTTTCTTCAATAGTTTCTAGCAGTGTTTCTTTAAGGATTGCATAATGTTCTTTTTTCACTCCATACTTGATATGCTGTCTACCTAAAGAAAGCAAACCCATATGTAAATTTTCAGGCCTGCTAAGTCCGTAAATAATACCTCCCAGCATGTGAGTTAGCATCCTTCCCTGCTCCAACATATTCCTTTTAAACAACTCCCTTATTGCCGGGGCTCTGGTAAATAATTTATCGTAAAAATATTCTGCGAAACCTTCATTATCTTTAAGTAAAATTTCCATCGAGGCCTGAATTTCGAGATTCGTATCAAAATGGTTAAACCCGAGTATCTCTACAAGCTTAAAAGTCTGCTCCTTACCTTTTAGATTCACCTCTTCACGTAAACCAGTCATTAATGTATCCGGAGGCAAATTATTTATAAATTCTTCTGAAACCAGCAAATTTGTATTTAACACTTTATTCATATCCTGTATTCTGCTTGCTACATTTACAGGATCTCCCAACACAGAAAATTGCTTATGTTTTGGATGCCCAAGATTCCCCACGAATGCTCGTCCGTAATGAATTCCAATGCCTACTTCAATTTTTTCATCAAAATCACGAAACTCCAGTCTGTTTAGTCTTTCCAGGGCATACTTCATTCCAAGAGCAGCCCGGATGGCATCCATGCAAGCTCTTTCCCCGTCCAAAGAGGCAGTGCCGAATAACCCGATAATTTCATCACCCACATATTGGTAAATTATTCCGTTATTCATCAAAATAGGATCTCCCAGACATGTAAATAATGTATTTAACATATGTGCCAGGTCATAATTAGGATGGTTTGATGCCAGAACAGTAAAATTCCGCATATCACAAAAGAGTATTGCAAGAGATCTTTCCTCTCCTATATCAGCTGGAAGAGTTTCGAGTTGTAGCTTACTAACTTCAGCACTAGTCCATACGATTCGCTGGATAGCTACATTCCCTTTAACTTGTGCCTGGCAAGCTAATCTTATAGATGGGTCCCAGTTTCTTTTTCTTATTAATTCCTTTTCTAATGGCGTTACCTTAGATAAATTTTCCGACCCTTCAATGATTCTTACCCTACAGGTTGTACAACGACCATTACCTCCACACTCATGCAAATGAGGGATTTTATTTTCGATTGAAATATCTAATATTGATTTATCAGGATCAATAGTGTAAACCTCCCGGTTAATACTACAATACCTGACCTTATAAGCAGGTCTTTCCATGATGGGGTGGTAATTAATGACTCTATTAAATTTACTCTATTTTTTTGATTCATATCTGTATAATGATATTAAATCACCTTCCAATATGATATCCTTCAAGTCAGTTAAGTAGCTATTTTTTAATTTAGCTTTAAATCAGCCAGCATGAAGAAATACTTTCGAAACCGTTTAGCTGAAGCTTATGAAATAATCAAATCAATAAGCATCATATCCAGCATTAAACCGCCAGTAAAGAAAAAGAATATTAAACTTTTTTCAATCAGTGCTATTGCCGCATTAATTGTATTCTTTCTTATGAAAGACCAAATACCCCGAGAAGCTGCACTTATGCTGTTTATATTCATCTTTGCTTCTTTGCTATGGGTAACAGAAGCCTTGCCTTTATTTGCTACATCATTAATTATTATTGCTTTAGAAGTAGTATTAATTGCTAACCCAGGTGAATGGAAAGGATTGGGATTCGAAAATAATACTCAAATACCATTCGCTGAATTCTTTAGCCCTCTCGCAGATCCGATTATTTTCTTATTCCTGGGAGGCTTTTTATTAGCCAAAGCTTCTGTAAAAGAAGGAGTAGACATCTCCTTTGCGGGGAAAGTAATGAAAATCTTTGGCGGCAAACCACTATTTATCCTTCTGGGACTCCTTACTATTACAGCAACTTTTTCAATGTGGATGAGCAATACAGCTACAACAGCTATGATGATAACTATTGTCAGTCCAATTATAAAACAAATTCCTGAAGAAAGAAAATTTCATAAATCACTATACTTGGCGATACCTATAGGTGCCAATATTGGTGGAATGGGTACACCTATTGCCTCACCACCCAATGCTGTGGCTATCGGATTTCTTAAAAGCCAGGGATTTTCAATTTCATTCATAGACTGGATGATTATTGCTTTACCAATTGTCATAGTTTTAGGTTTAGTGGCCTGGTTGATTTTATGGAATATAAATAGACCAAAGTCAAAGGAATTGAAAATCCTGCCTATCAAAAATGAGATTG encodes the following:
- a CDS encoding ABC transporter ATP-binding protein, which encodes MDDNLVVQAENIKKSFGNNTVIKDISFNLKELENLSIMGRSGTGKSVLIKSLVGLIIPDSGTLNVLGENVLDMDDDEIDEVRRQVGYLFQGGALYDSMTVERNMKFPLRRHPNKPSESEIADLVDETLENVGLIESKSKYPSELSGGMKKRIALARTLIMRPKIMLYDEPTTGLDMITSGEISELILKMREEYDISSIIITHDVSCVELTSDRVIILAEGGILAEGSFDELKNHDDKKIRAYFTMADKKQKNEG
- a CDS encoding MlaE family ABC transporter permease, translated to MKVPFSFKKSVYVALGDFFDKVGQIVHFTGRFFRFLFTPPFEWKEIINQTFSLGYKSFPLIGVTAFIVGTVFTMQSYPTMASLGATAWIPTMISISIVREIGPLITALIFAGKVGSGIGAELGSMKVTEQIDAMQVSGTKPINYLVVTRVIATSIAVPLLVLYTDFISFMGSYFALSREKDITMSLYLNQVLSSLDFKDIIPSIFKSFVFGFGIGMVACYQGFYADTGTKGVGKAANMSVVISSFLIFLIDLIMVQIVNFLFN
- a CDS encoding DUF4235 domain-containing protein, which translates into the protein MKITKNEILYTAGAFLVSYGVKAGLKYGYKKIYGEKLPDNPEKSGIDATQAIIWTVGISALGGLAKLLYRKNMYSLKES
- a CDS encoding DUF1206 domain-containing protein; translated protein: MDDKKEKLARFGIATKGFVYCLIGVLTTMAVIGAGGKKTGSSGALESIASMTFGQILLGITVLGLLGYVFWRMYQAFDDPENKGTDAKGLAQRTGYFLSGLFYGFLAFSAMEILMGSGSSGGGGSTKETVVAKLLDQSFGQYLVGALALVFFGKAIYQWYRAFSDKFKKKVKEAGLDQKARELMIKSGKIGYTARGVVIGIVGYMTLRAAITASSSQAGGTKDAFQFIQNEFGSFLLVIVAIGLFAYGVFMFLKARYRKMATV
- a CDS encoding carbon-nitrogen hydrolase family protein gives rise to the protein MNIKIATSQFPVSADISQNKEHIISQIREASEKGCDIIHFPENALSGYPGTDFENFKTYNWILLKNSTQEIIETTKELGIWVILGSSHPLNSTEKPHNSLYIINDSGEIVDRYDKMFVAGTNKFDEELAHFTPGDHFTTFEVNEIKCGVLICHDYRYPELYRKLKLMGVEIVFHSFYAGNFSKEKLKEIQTPIDKNLWPLNHGTTYPEITMPATMISYAANNYVYISASNTSAPESCWSSFMVRPDGVITGRLNKHEKNILITEIDTSNEYYDSTKYWRERSINGQFHSGDLISDPKSKDRKSL
- a CDS encoding glycosyltransferase family 2 protein codes for the protein MDDLISILMPAKNAGKFLTESIESIIRQSEKKWELIIVNDHSTDNSSSVIEKYVKEDSRIKSFMNRGNGIISALRTAYQHSTGNLIHRMDADDIMADNKLFELKRELLRSGKGHVITSMVKYFSENKVSEGYKGYEEWLNNLCQKDEHWEHIYEECVIASPNWMIFREDIDQAGAFDFNLYPEDYDLIFRFYENDLSVKSIPKILHYWREHPDRTSRTSDLYQQKAFFELKTFHWLRLEHKSDHIVIFGGGIKGKIMSEILQSNNIEHNWLKEKPEKIDNNFLKTLEQENTKIIITVGNPIEKKKIHRLMEHLKLRLNRDYYFFR
- a CDS encoding lipocalin family protein, which encodes MKILINLLLITIMIIACSSNDNTIQSKDPIVGKWELVKIQAPRIRNEITNEDIPYKEFYLFNSDGTFTKTRIEDGKTQSITGTYTKENTNDWEHLKLVYAEDSQLIDNCTGKPEEHLAISPGELKGGSAPCDGPALFYAPVQSEDR
- a CDS encoding VOC family protein; the encoded protein is MDHSILNICLLVKDYNEAIDFYVQKLNFQLKEDTPISECKRWVTVTPGNKSECSIVLNKVDLDLEHLVGKQAGGKVLFIVQTSDVEQDYQLFLSKGVVIDQKPLNLPHGKVMIIRDLYGNKIDYIEK
- a CDS encoding adenylate/guanylate cyclase domain-containing protein; translated protein: MERPAYKVRYCSINREVYTIDPDKSILDISIENKIPHLHECGGNGRCTTCRVRIIEGSENLSKVTPLEKELIRKRNWDPSIRLACQAQVKGNVAIQRIVWTSAEVSKLQLETLPADIGEERSLAILFCDMRNFTVLASNHPNYDLAHMLNTLFTCLGDPILMNNGIIYQYVGDEIIGLFGTASLDGERACMDAIRAALGMKYALERLNRLEFRDFDEKIEVGIGIHYGRAFVGNLGHPKHKQFSVLGDPVNVASRIQDMNKVLNTNLLVSEEFINNLPPDTLMTGLREEVNLKGKEQTFKLVEILGFNHFDTNLEIQASMEILLKDNEGFAEYFYDKLFTRAPAIRELFKRNMLEQGRMLTHMLGGIIYGLSRPENLHMGLLSLGRQHIKYGVKKEHYAILKETLLETIEERLGDFYKPEIVKAWDNAIDLITGAMMKSYDYDKVES
- a CDS encoding SLC13 family permease, whose translation is MKKYFRNRLAEAYEIIKSISIISSIKPPVKKKNIKLFSISAIAALIVFFLMKDQIPREAALMLFIFIFASLLWVTEALPLFATSLIIIALEVVLIANPGEWKGLGFENNTQIPFAEFFSPLADPIIFLFLGGFLLAKASVKEGVDISFAGKVMKIFGGKPLFILLGLLTITATFSMWMSNTATTAMMITIVSPIIKQIPEERKFHKSLYLAIPIGANIGGMGTPIASPPNAVAIGFLKSQGFSISFIDWMIIALPIVIVLGLVAWLILWNINRPKSKELKILPIKNEIDGRGLYVVSIFSLTIILWLSEPTHGLPAAVIALLPAIAFTATGLLGRKDFNSLEWNILILIAGGIALGKGMTISGLDDIIIDLIPKESIYLFGIFILFSILLSTFMSNTAAANLVIPIGVSLAASLGSEISELQMGMGIALAASLAMALPVSTPPNTIAYASGKLKTKDFIYIGSTMSFIGFVLITIFFPKIIQLLGFN